One genomic segment of Erythrolamprus reginae isolate rEryReg1 chromosome 2, rEryReg1.hap1, whole genome shotgun sequence includes these proteins:
- the MAP2K7 gene encoding dual specificity mitogen-activated protein kinase kinase 7 isoform X2 translates to MAASSLEQKLSRLEAKLKQENREARRRIDLNLEISPARARPTLQLPLANDGSSRSPSLENSPQHHTQPSRPRNILGLPPQPPFLMHRSMESMEIDQKLQEIMKQTGYLTIGGQRYQAEIHDLENLGEIGSGTCGQVWKMRFKKTGHIIAVKQMRRSGNKEENKRILMDLDVVLKSHDCPYIVQCFGTFITNTDVFIAMELMGTCAEKLKKRIQGPIPERILGKMTVAIVKALYYLKEKHGVIHRDVKPSNILLDERGQIKLCDFGISGRLVDSKAKTRSAGCAAYMAPERIDPPDPSKPDYDIRADVWSLGISLVELATGQFPYKNCKTDFEVLTKVLQEDPPLLPNNMGFSVDFQSFVKDCLTKDHRKRPKYNKLLEHNFIKRYETLEVDVASWFKDVMAKTESPRTSSILSQHHLPFFTR, encoded by the exons CATTGCAGCTTCCCTTAGCCAACGATGGTAGCAGCCGTTCCCCCTCTTTGGAAAACTCACCCCAACATCACACACAGCCATCACGCCCTCGAAATATCCTGGGTCTTCCTCCACAGCCACCATTTCTCATGCACAGGAGCATGGAGAG cATGGAAATTGATCAAAAACTGCAGGAGATCATGAAGCAAACCGGTTATTTGACCATCGGAGGCCAG AGATATCAAGCTGAAATCCATGACCTAGAAAACCTTGGTGAGATTGGGAGTGGGACGTGTGGACAAGTGTGGAAAATGCGCTTCAAGAAGACAGGACACATCATCGCTGTGAAG cAAATGCGTCGTTCTGGTAACAAAGAAGAGAACAAAAGGATCCTAATGGACCTGGATGTGGTGCTGAAGAGTCATGACTGTCCCTATATTGTTCAGTGCTTTGGGACTTTCATCACAAAT ACTGATGTCTTTATAGCCATGGAGCTAATGGGCACCTGTGCAGAGAAGCTGAAGAAACGCATTCAAGGACCCATCCCCGAGAGAATCTTGGGGAAGATGACTGTGGCG ATTGTGAAAGCCCTCTATTATTTGAAAGAGAAGCATGGTGTCATTCATAGAGATGTGAAGCCTTCCAATATTTTGTTGGATGAGAGGGGGCAAATCAAGTTGTGTGACTTTGGGATCAGTGGGAGGCTGGTAGATTCAAAAGCCAAAACCCGGAGTGCTGGTTGTGCAGCGTATATGGCG CCTGAAAGAATAGATCCCCCTGATCCCTCAAAACCCGATTATGATATCCGTGCAGATGTGTGGAGCCTGGGCATTTCCCTG GTTGAGTTAGCTACAGGGCAGTTTCCCTACAAGAACTGCAAAACAGATTTTGAGGTCCTCACCAAGGTTTTGCAGGAAGATCCTCCTCTTCTCCCAAATAACATGGGGTTTTCCGTGGATTTCCAGTCCTTTGTAAAAGACTG CCTTACTAAAGATCACAGGAAGAGACCAAAGTACAACAAGCTACTT GAACACAACTTCATCAAGCGTTACGAGACACTGGAAGTGGATGTGGCATCCTGGTTCAAAGATGTCATGGCGAAGACCGAGTCGCCCCGCACGAGCAGCATCCTCAGCCAGCATCACCTGCCCTTCTTCACCAGGTAG